The DNA region CCTGCCAACATTGGATATGTGTTAACAAAAGACACAGCTCAATTGAATGCTTATTTGAATACGGATGTTGTTAAAAAACAATTCCCATCTAATTTGGTATTCATGTATGGCAAACCTGACAGCGATCCTACAGCAACAGCTCAAATGAAGAATGTATTGCAATTATATGCAATCAAAACTTTGAGCAACGGCACAGCGCCATTGGAAGGTGAGCATGTAAGCACTGCTAGTCAAGATTACGACGAAAGAGGTCGTGTAGCTATCAAAATGAATATGGATGCCGTTGGTACACGTATTTGGGCTCAATTAACAGAAAAAAATATTGGTCGTCCTATTGCGATCGTATTGGATAATATCGTTTATAGTGCTCCATTTGTAAATGGTGCAATTCCAAATGGATCTTCTGAAATTTCTGGTAGCTTTAGTGTAACGGAAGCGCAAGATTTAGCAGATATCTTACAATCAGGTAAATTGCCAGCTCCCGCGAAAATTGTACAAGAACAAATCGTAGGACCTACTTTAGGTGGTGAAGCGGTAAGCGGAGGTATGATTTCATTTGGTATATCTTTCTTAGCAATATTTGTCTTGATGATTGTTTATTATAACACAGCAGGATGGATTGCAAATATCGCATTGGTATTAAACCTATTATTTACAATTGGCGTATTGAGTTCTATGGGATTTACGTTAACAGCGCCAGGTATCGCAGGTTTAGTTCTGACCATCGGTATGGCAGTTGATGCTAACGTTATCATATTTGAACGTATCAAAGAGGAGCTGACAAAAGGGGAAACCTATCTTCAAGCCGTATCTAACGGATATAAAAGATCTTATGCTCCGATTTTGGATGGTCACGTTACTTCTTTGTTGACAGCGATTATATTAGCTTACTTTGGTCTTGGTCCAGTATTAGGATTTGCAACTACACAGATCATTGGTTTGTTGTTATCCTTATTCTGTGGTATCATGATTACAAGAATGGTTTCTGATATTTACACTACAAAAGGTAGACACTTTGATTATTTTACACCTATTTCACGTAAAATTTTCAAACACAAAACGTTCCATTTTGTAAACAAAAGAAAAATCGCTTACGGTATTTCTGTGGTTGTTTTGGTTTTGGGTATTGGTTCCTTCTTCCACGGATTTGACGAGGGTGTAGAATTCTCTGGTGGTAGAAGTTATACCGTGAGATTTGACCAAGCTCCTAAAATTGAAGACGTAAGAAACGATTTGAAAACTGTATTTGGAGAATATCCAATTATCAAAACGGTGAACGTTCCAACGCAGTTAAATATCACAACCTCTTACGAAATACATGCTACTGATCAAGGAACAGATAAAAAAGTAGAAGAAGCACTCTATAAAGGTTTGAATAAATTCATCCCACAAGGAACTTCATTTGCCGAATTTGATACAAGATACAAACAAAGTTCTCAAACTGTATTACCTACCATTTCTGCAGATTTGAAAGCTGGAGCTACGAAAGCGACAATCGTTTCAATCATCATTATTTGTTTCTATATCTTCATACGATTCAGAGACTGGAGATTCTCCGTAGGTACGATCGTTGCCTTGTTGCACGACGTATTAGTAACATTGATCGTATTTAGTTTCTTTAAAACAATTGTACCATTCCCATTAGAGATTGACCAGCATTTCATTGCAGCCGTTTTGACGGTGATTGGTTTCTCCATGAATGATACGG from Rhizosphaericola mali includes:
- the secDF gene encoding protein translocase subunit SecDF encodes the protein MQLKGLVRFFTVALIVICVYQLSFTWMVHSHENAMNERAAAWVKRSFPSADQKYGNNKALASAYQDSLKEFQKVELQHLLDSTKDSKIGLFGLTTYQSAKDKELMLGLDLQGGMSVTMEVGMDGLIKTLADNTTDPTINQSLAAAVARKANSGADLINLFGEEFAKRASGKQLAPFFIAKSNGTLKGNSSDDQVLSYLHRQATIAFNNTYRILRTRIDRFGVASPTINPDEKKGIITIELAGVNDPERVRRYLQSTANLQFFEVYNLSEVGQSLQTAEASLVDYLKGNKSVADSLKSATDSSTTAAVSKDSTKDSGKVASLSTLGNKGNKNTPVDSVALMKAKYPISSLFAAFAQPQQSQNGQTQYPANIGYVLTKDTAQLNAYLNTDVVKKQFPSNLVFMYGKPDSDPTATAQMKNVLQLYAIKTLSNGTAPLEGEHVSTASQDYDERGRVAIKMNMDAVGTRIWAQLTEKNIGRPIAIVLDNIVYSAPFVNGAIPNGSSEISGSFSVTEAQDLADILQSGKLPAPAKIVQEQIVGPTLGGEAVSGGMISFGISFLAIFVLMIVYYNTAGWIANIALVLNLLFTIGVLSSMGFTLTAPGIAGLVLTIGMAVDANVIIFERIKEELTKGETYLQAVSNGYKRSYAPILDGHVTSLLTAIILAYFGLGPVLGFATTQIIGLLLSLFCGIMITRMVSDIYTTKGRHFDYFTPISRKIFKHKTFHFVNKRKIAYGISVVVLVLGIGSFFHGFDEGVEFSGGRSYTVRFDQAPKIEDVRNDLKTVFGEYPIIKTVNVPTQLNITTSYEIHATDQGTDKKVEEALYKGLNKFIPQGTSFAEFDTRYKQSSQTVLPTISADLKAGATKATIVSIIIICFYIFIRFRDWRFSVGTIVALLHDVLVTLIVFSFFKTIVPFPLEIDQHFIAAVLTVIGFSMNDTVIVYDRIREDSKLMHTSDKTTIINKAINDTLSRTVMTSLTVFLTILILFIFGGEVTRGFAFAMLIGVITGTYSSIFVAAPVLMDIAPNKPLRKEEAKK